A window of Prevotella fusca JCM 17724 genomic DNA:
CGTCGGAAAGGGAAAACTTCAAGAGATAAAAGATTATATCAAGCTGAAGGAAGACGAGGAAGAGCCTATTGGCATGGTCATCTTCGACGATGAACTGTCAGCCAAGCAGATGCGTAATATCGAGCAGGAACTCGGCGTGAAGATACTGGACCGGACTTCCCTCATCCTTGACATCTTCGCCATGCGTGCCCAGACTGCCAATGCCAAGACACAAGTGGAACTGGCACAGTACCGATATATGCTTCCACGTCTGCAACGCCTGTGGACGCACTTGGAGCGTCAGGGCGGCGGCTCGGGCTCTGGTGGCGGCAAAGGTTCGGTAGGTCTGCGTGGACCGGGTGAGACCCAGCTGGAAATGGACCGCCGTATCATCCTTCAGCGCATGTCACTTCTGAAGCAGCGGCTGGTAGAGATTGACAAGCAGAAGGTGACACAGCGCAAGAACCGTGGGCGTATGATACGTGTTGCACTGGTAGGTTATACGAATGTGGGCAAGTCAACAACGATGAACCTACTGGCGAAAAGCGAAGTATTTGCAGAGAACAAACTCTTTGCAACACTTGACACAACCGTGCGTAAGGTAGTTGTAGAGAACCTTCCTTTCCTGTTAGCTGATACCGTAGGATTTATCCGTAAGTTACCGACCGATCTGGTGGACTCCTTCAAGTCTACCCTTGACGAGGTGCGTGAAGCCGACCTCCTGCTGCACGTCGTAGACATCTCCCATCCTGACTTTGAGGAACAGATACAGGTGGTCAACCAGACATTGTCTGAACTCGGCTGTGCTGACAAGCCGTCAATGATTATCTTCAATAAGATTGACAACTATCATTGGGTGGAGAAAGAGGAGGATGACCTCACACCAGCCACGAAGGAGAACGTCACACTGGACGAGTTGAAGAAGACATGGATGGCTAAGGAGCACGACAACTGCCTCTTCATATCAGCCAAGCAGAAGGAAAATATCGACGAATTCAGGGAAGTGCTTTACAAGAAAGTGCGTGAACTGCACGTTCAGAAGTACCCTTACAATGATTTCCTTTACAACATTGAGGAAGAATAAAAGTTATTGGGCTAATTAGCCCAATTAACCCAACAAGGCTAATAACAACTAAAAGAAAACGCTTATGCAATACCGTTCCCTTACCCGTGAAGAGATTGAGACACTGGAGAATAACAACTGCTGGGCAGAAGACTGGAGCCAGGTGAAGGTTGTTGAGGAAGGATTCCAGGCGAAGTTCTTCCACCGTGTCATGTTCTATGGTGACATCCGGCTGGGAAGTTTCCAGAAAGATGTTGAGATAACAAAAGGGTTCTTCAAACATTCCGGCATCAATGATGCGACCCTTCGCAATGTGACTGTCGGGAACGACTGTCTGATTGAGAAGATTGGGAACTATATCAACAATTATACGATTGGCAACGACTGTCTTATCTCCAACATCTCGGTCATGGAGACAACGGAGGGGGCTACATACGGAGAAGGCAACCTTATCTCGGTGCTGAACGAGGTGGGCGACGGAAATGTAATCTTCTTCCATGACCTCAACAGCCAGTTCGCAGCCTTCATGGTGAAGCATTTCAACGATAAAGACCTCAAGAATGCCATCCGAAGACTGGTTTCGGAAGAGATTGCACGCACAAATCCTGAACGTGGCACGATCGGTAACAGCGTGAAGATTGTCAACACGAAAGAGATTACGAATACTGTAATACAGGACGACTGTGAGATTTCCGGCGCAAGTCGTCTGAGTGACTGTACCATTCTCAGCTCTGAATATGCCAGCGTCTATATCGGCACGGGGGTCATCTGCGAGAACTCCATCATATCAGACGGCTCAAGCATTGTGAACAGTGTGAAGATGCAGGACTGCTTCATTGGCGAGGCATGTCAGATTGTTAATGGCTTCACGGCATCACAGAGCGTATTCTTCGCCAATTCATTCATGGCAAACGGCGAGGCATGTGCAGCCTTCTGCGGACCGTTCTGTGCTTCTCACCACAAGAGTTCGCTGCTCATCGGTGGTATGTTCTCGTTCTATAATGCGGGTTCTGGCACCAACTTCTCCAATCATGCGTATAAGATGGGACCGATGCACTGGGGCATTCTGGAGCGTGGAACGAAGACGGCAAGCGGCAGTTATCTGCTGATGCCTGCGACAATCGGAACTTTCTCCGTCTGTTTCGGTAAGCTGATGCACCACCCCAACACCACTGCCCTACCCTTCTCCTACCTTATTGCCGAGGCTGACAAGATGTTCCTCGTGCCGGGTCGCAATATAACTACCGTCGGACTTTACCGTGACATTCGCAAGTGGCCGAAGCGTGACATGCGTCCACAGCAGACACAGAAGAGTATTGTCAACTTCGACTGGCTCTCTCCTTTCTCTGTCGGTGATGTTCTACAAGGCAAGAAGATACTTGAAAATCTGCGTCAGGCAAGCGGTGACAACGTTTCATCTTATAACTACCATGAGTATGTCATCAATGCCAGCAGCCTGCGCAAAGGCATCAAATACTATGACATTGCATTACGCATCTACATGGGTGCCGTGCTGAAGCGGGCACACAAGTGGGGCTTCTTTGGCAAGCCGGAGACTGAAGTGGGTACTGGAAGATGGGATGACCTGTCGGGGCTTCTGCTCCCTGTATCGGAAGAACAGCGCCTGATTGACGACATCAAGAACGGCAGTCTGGAGACTATCCAGGAGGTTATTGAACGCTTCCGGGAAATCAATGACAATTACCGTGTCTATCAGTGGGCATGGACTTACCGCCTGATCTTGGAATACTATGACATCGAGGAGATTACTCCCGAGGATGACGCACGTATCAAGAAGGATTATATCGAAGCACGTCGGGCATGGATTGCTGAGATTAAAAAGGATGCCGAGAAGGAGTTTGAGATGGGCGATGTAGCCAGAGAGGTGTTCGAGTCGTTCGTCAACAGCCTCGACCATGAGATTGACTTTGAGAATTAATAATTACACCTTATATAATATTAAACAACTGACTGTATGAGAAAACATTCCCTTAACCGCACCCTCATGAAGGGACTCAGCTTAGGAATATTCTTCCTGTTGGCCACTCTGACGGTTCATGCACAGCATTACAGCTATGAAAGTGTACCGAATGACCCGATGCAGACACGTATCTACACACTGAAAAACGGTCTGAAAATCTATCTGTCTGTCAATAAAGAGAAGCCACGTGTGCAGACTTACATCGCCGTACGCACTGGTTCACGCAATGACCCGAAGGAAACAACGGGACTGGCACACTATCTGGAGCACCTTATGTTCAAGGGTACAACCCACTTTGGTTCGTCAAACGTGGAGGCTGAACGTCCTTACCTTGACTCTATCGAGGCTCGTTTCGAGCAGTATCGGCACATCACTGACCCTGCTGCACGCAAGCAGTGGTACCATCAGATTGACTCAATCTCACAGCTCGCAGCCCGCTACAACATCCCGAACGAGTACGACAAGATGATGACTGCCATCGGTAGTGAGGGTACAAACGCCTACACTTCTAATGACGTAACTTGCTATGTAGAGAATATTCCATCTAATGAGTTGGACACTTGGGCAAAGGTTCAGGGTGATCGCTTCCAGAATATGGTTATCCGTGGCTTCCACACAGAGTTGGAGGCGGTATATGAGGAGTATAACATAGGTCTTACCAGCGACTGGCGCAAGATGTATGCAGCACTCTTTGCAAAGCTATTCCCTACCCATCCTTATGGAACACAGACTACTATCGGTCTTGGTGAGCACTTGAAGAACCCTTCAATCACCAACATCAAGAACTATTTTAACAAATACTACGTACCAAACAACGTGGCAATTTGTCTCTCTGGTGACCTTAATCCAGACGAGACTGTAGCCATCATTGAGAAGTATTTCGGTACTTGGAAGCCAAGTGCACATATTGATGTGCCACAGTTCCCAGTACAACCAGCCCTAACAGCACCAGTAGATACGACTGTTATCGGTAAGGAAGCTCCAACCTTCTTCATGGGTTGGCGCGCTGATGCTGGCAATTCTTTGCAGATGGATACATTAGAGATTGTTGCGCAACTGCTTTCTAACGGACAGGCTGGACTCTTCGACCTCAACCTTAACCAGAAGTTGAAGGTACAGGAAGTCGGTGCAGGAGTAACCGACATGAATGACTATTCTGTCTTCTATCTCTATGGACAGCCAAAGAGCGGACAAACTTTACAAGAGGCACGTGCCCTCGCTTTGTCAGAAATCGAGAAGCTCAAGAAGGGCGCATTCTCTGATGATCTTCTTCCATCTATCATCAACAACTACAAGCGTTACTACTATACACAGCTGGATAACAACCAGTTCCGTGCAAATCAGTACGTGGATGCTTTCATCAACCATAAAGACTGGAAGCAGGAGGTTGATAAACTCAATCGTATTTCAAAGCTAACCAAGGCTGAACTTGTAAGATTTGCTAACAAATTCCTTGGCAACAACTTCGCTTGTGTCTATAAGGAGCAGGGCAACGACACCACTATCAAGAAGGTGGAGAAGCCATCTATCACTCCTATCCCTACCAATAACGACAAACAGAGTGACTTCTTGAAGGAGATTGTAAACACGAAGACAACTCCTATACAGCCACAGTTTGTTGACTACAAGCGTGACCTTACCAAGGCTACAACAAAGAAGGGGCTGCCTGTTCTCTATAAGCAGGACACATCAAACGACCTCTTTACACTTTGTTTCGTAGTTCCTTACGGTGACGAACACAACCCAATGCTCAGCTATGCGGCAGGTTATCTTGACTATTTAGGTACAAACAAGCTCAGCAACGAGCAGATTAAGCAGCAGTTCTACAAGTTAGCTTGCGACTATAGCATCTCTGAAAGAAACGAGGTTTCGTACATCACATTAAGTGGTCTCAACTCTAACCTGCCTCAGGCACTTGCACTCTTGAACAACTTGCTCAACAATGCAAAGGTTGACAAGGAGGCTTACGAACTCTATGTAGAGCAGATCCTGAAGTCACGTAGTGACAAGAAGGCTAACCAGAAGGCCAACTTCGCAGCCCTCAGAAACTATGTTACTTACGGAAAGTACAACCCTACTCGCAATATTCCAAGCGAACAGGAGTTGAAGTCAATGAACCCACAGGAGCTCCTTAACCTGCTTAAGAATTTGAAGAACTACAAGCAGACAGTGCTCTACTATGGTCCTTCAAGTCTGAAAGCGGTTGACCAGCTTGTCAGCAAGACAATCCTTTCGCCAAAGAAGTTCGCTGAAGTCCCTGCTATCAAGCGCTATAAAGAGGAGGCAACACCACAGAACGAGGTTATCATTGCCCCATACGATGCAAAGAACATCTATATGGTTCAGCTCCATAACGAGAACAAGTTGTGGTCAGCTGACCATGCACCAATCATCGCACTCTTCAACGAGTACTTCGGAGGTGGTATGAACGCAATCGTCTTCCAGGAGTTGCGTGAGGCACGTGGTTTGGCTTATTCAGCTTCAGCTGTCTATGCTTCGCCTTACCGTTTAGGAGGTAATGAGAGCTTCTACACCTACATCATCACACAGAATGACAAGATGATGGACTGCGTAACAGAGTTCAACAAGTTGCTCAACAGCGTACCAGTACGTCAGAGTGGCTTCGATCTTGCAAAGCAAAGTCTAATGAAGAGCCTTGCTTCTGCACGTACGACAAAGTACTCCATCCTCACATCTTATCTTGCAGCACAGCGTTTAGGTCTTGACTATTCATTGAGTGAGAAGATTTACAATGCCCTTCCAAGTCTGCAGCTTCAGGATGTTATCAACTTCGAGAAGGAGAATATTGCCAACAAGCCATTCAAGTATATCATCCTCGGTGATGAGAAAGAGCTTGATCTCAAGGCGTTGGAGAAGATTGCACCTATCAAGAGAGTGACAACAGAGGAAATCTTCGGCTATTAAAAGACAATAGATAGATACAAAAACATATTACTAATAAATAGAAAAACCCTGCCTGCCCTACCTAAAAAGGGCAGACAGGTAAACAAAACATTATGGCTGAATTCAAATATGCCCCAATGTTCCAATTGGGCAAGGATGACACCGAGTACCGCCTGGTATCAAAGGAAGGTATCAGCGTCGGTGAGTTTGAAGGTAAAGAAATCCTGAAGGTTAGCAAGGAAGCACTTACCTTGCTGGCACAGGAGGCGTTCCACGACTGTGAGTTCACACTCCGCCGTGCGCATAATGAGCAGGTTGCAAAGATTCTGACCGACCCGGATGCGTCAGAGAACGACAAGTACGTTGCTCTCCAGTTCCTCCGCAATGCTGAAACAGCAGCAAAGGGCGTGCTGCCTTTCTGCCAGGACACGGGTACTGCCATCATTCACGGCGAGAAGGGTCAGCAGGTTTGGACTGGTTTCGAGGATGAGGAGGCACTCTCCCGTGGCGTGTTCAACACCTTTACAGAGGAGAATCTCCGCTACTCACAGAATGCTCCGCTCAATATGTACGATGAGGTGAATACAAAGTGTAACCTCCCCGCACAGATTGACATCGAGGCTGTTGAGGGCGCAGAATATCGTTTCGTAATGGTAGCTAAGGGTGGTGGCTCTGCTAACAAGACCTACTTCTACCCGATGACCAAGGCAACTATCCAGAACGAGGGCACTCTCATTCCTTTCCTCGTTGAGAAGATGAAGAGTCTCGGTACGGCGGCTTGTCCTCCTTACCACATCTGCTTCGTAATCGGTGGTACTTCAGCAGAGAAGAACCTCCTCACCGTTAAGCTCGGAAGTATCAAGTATTACGATAATCTTCCTACTACCGGCGACGAGACAGGACGTGCTTTCCGCGACATCGACCTCGAGGAGAAACTTCTCAAGGAAGCTCACAAAATCGGTCTCGGAGCACAGTTCGGTGGTAAGTATCTTGCTCATGACATCCGCATCATCCGTCTGCCACGCCACGGTGCAAGCTGCCCTATCGGTATGGGCGTCAGCTGTTCTGCCGACCGTAACATCAAGGCAAAGATCAACAAGGACGGTATTTGGTTGGAGAAGATGGACACCAACCCGAGCGAGTTGATTCCAGAAGAGTACCGCAAGCCGGGAGAAGGTGCGAAGGGCATTGAGATTGACCTCGACAAGGGTATGGATGCTGTTCGTGCTGAGCTGACAAAGTACCCGGTTTCAACCCGTGTCAACCTCAAGGGTACCATCATCGTTGCCCGTGACATCGCTCACGCTAAGCTCAAGGCACGCCTGGATGCAGGCGAGGAGCTGCCAGAGTACTTCAAGAACTACCCTGTCCTCTATGCCGGACCAGCTAAGACTCCAGAGGGCTACCCATGTGGTTCAATGGGTCCTACCACTGCCAACCGTATGGACCCATACGTTGATGAGTTCCAGGCACACGGTGCATCACTCGTGATGATTGCTAAGGGTAACCGCACACAGGCTGTGACAGACGCCTGCCAGAAGCATGGCGGCTTCTACCTCGGTACTATCGGTGGTGTTGCTGCCGTTCTCTCACAGAGCAGTATCAAGAGCATTGAGTGCGTAGAGTATCCAGAACTTGGTATGGAAGCCGTATGGAAGATTACCGTTGAGGACTTCCCTGCCTTCATCCTCGTTGACGACAAGGGGCACGACTTCTTCAAGGAACTGAAGCCTTGGACGGGCTGCAGCTGTGAGAAATAAAACCCTCCAACACATAAAGCAGCTGTACCAGCGTTGTTATCTATCGTAAATCGCAGGAAAGCACAGGCCTTTTCCTAACGACACACTGGTATAGCCTCATCTTACAAAGCGGTATAAGACGAACTTCCGTGACGTCTTTATACCGCTTTTTCATTTGATACTTCACCAAGAACAGAGCCGCAACTGATGCGAAAAAACATGACAAAAAACCGCAATGCTTCCCTCTAAAAAACCGAAAAAACATCCATTTTCATCTCATTTGTAACTAACAGCTAATCAAACACTTGCAAAACACAAATGTAAAAGGTGCTTAATTGGACTTCAAAAGGGCGTTAGTAAGACTTCAATTAACGCCCTTTTGAAAGCCAAAAGGGCATCTTTTAGAAGCCAATTAAGCATCAATCGTTTTCAGAGAATGGAAAAAATATTACAAATCGGGGAGGTGGTGGGTGGTGGGTGATGGGTGGTGAAGGATAGTAATAAAGAAGGGTGATGAAAAGTAAAAGAACTTTGAAACTCATAAAGTTATATCTTTAATTCATTGTAAGAAATGATGCGGCTGAAGTATTGATGAGGCGTTTTTTCAGGATATTTGGTTCTATATTGTCCATTATAAGCGTTTTTGTAATGGTTGTTATTTGCAGTATAAAAGATTCATTCTGCCTTAATATATCTGTTTTGTTGATAGATAAAGGTTTTAATCTGTTTCTATCGGATGCCAATATTTTTCGTATTGATGGCGAAAGTATTTCTACTTGTTCATATTCTGTCTTGAATTTTATTGCACACAGGTAAAAGAATGTGCGCAATATCAGGGCTTTTAGTATTAAAGTGTGTGAAATAATGGCTCAATTCTATTATTCAGTAACAGGAAAAGCCGTAATTTTGCAATGAATTATTAAAGGGAGAATGCTTATGGGACAGAATATTATTATATCAAAGCAATTCAAGAGTGAATTGGCTACAGCCATCTCAGAATGTGAGAATGACAAGACTTTCGTACTCGTCGATGAGACGACACGTGAGAAGTGCTGGGAACTTATCAAGGACGAGTTCTGTCTGAAACAGGCGCAGGTGATTAGTATCGGTACGACTGACGGCAATAAAACGCTCGACACGCTTGCCTATGTATGGCAGGCATTGCAGCTGGGCGGTGCAACACGTCACTCCCTGCTGATCAATCTTGGAGGCGGTATGGTGACCGACCTTGGTGGCTTTGCTGCTTCAACCTTCAAACGTGGTATCAACTTCATCAATATTCCGACGACACTCCTTGCAATGGTGGATGCCAGTGTAGGAGGCAAGACAGGTATCAACTTCGGTGGATTGAAGAATGAAATCGGTGTTTTCAGTGATGCCGGCTTTGTTCTTCTTAATACCGAATGGCTCAGAACACTGGATGCAGAAAACATCCGCAGCGGTTATGCTGAGATGTTGAAACACGGTCTGATAGCCGATGAGGAGATGTGGGCAGAGCTGGTCGGCTTCAATCTTGCGCAGCCTGACCTACAACAGCTTGCCGTAATGCTTGGCAAGAGTGTCCGTGTGAAGGAGCGTATTGTTGAGGAAGACCCACATGAGAAAGGTCTGCGAAAAGCACTGAATCTTGGCCATACCTTTGGTCATGCCTTTGAGTCATGGTCAATGAAACGTAATCCTGTCCTTCATGGTTATGCTGTTGCTTTCGGGCTGATAGCTGAACTTTATCTGTCTGTCGTGAATACTGGTTTCCCAATCGAGCGGATGCGGCAGACGGTCAGTTTCATCCGGGAGTATTACGGTTCGCTGCGAATTACCTGCAATGATTATCCAGACCTCATTGATTTCATGCACCATGACAAGAAAAACCGTGGTGATGAAATCAATGTAACACTTCTGGGTGCTGTCGGTGATGTCCGCATTGACCAGTCTGTCAGCGAAGAGGAGGTCAAGGAAGCACTTGACTTTCTGCGTGAGGGATAGGCAGTGAAAAGGGAGAATGGGCGGTTATACCCCATCTTCCTCTGCCATTTCCAGTTCCGATTTCGGTTCTTCAGAGTTGGGATGGTCGGTAGGTGTGTCAAGCTGGGTAGCTTTGGTGATGCGGATATGGCTCATATTGTCTATAGTTACGTCCATTGGCATATATTCATCACTGTTAGGGTCGGGAGAGCCGACGCTGGCACCGAAGTAGAGAATATTGCCCTCTGCACGGTCGAACATGAAGCCTACGAGTGCACCATTCTTACCGTACTGATTGTTGGTAAACTCTCTGAAGTCATCTTTTGTGAAGGTACGGTCATAGAAAGTTGAGCCATCCTGCCGGAGGATGTTAAGCTGTATTTTATTATCGTAATACTTGCGTCCATCCTCGTCATGCACCATGGCGAGCGACTTGTCCGCAAAACGGCGGATGCGGATTGTATATGCATTACCAAGCCATTCTATCTTTTTCTCATACTGGAAGTCAGACATCTGCTGTGGACCACTCGGCAGCTTTGGCTTTGGTACAATCTTAGTAATAATATCCTTCGATTTCTTTTCCTGTTTGCAAGCACTGATACCTAAAAGCATCAAGCCCATGAGTAGGAAGTGGAGTATTTGTTTTGTCATAATCTGTGAATCTTGTTCACAAAAGTACGCATTTTCTTTGAACCTTGCAAGTATGGGGATTGAAAAGAGTGGGCAGTAGTAGCTTGATGGGGAGAGGTAAGCGGTGATGTGTTTGCAGGAGTGTTATCTGCCAGGCGTTTCCTCTCCGTGACTTTTGAGCTATAGCTGTTAGTTGGGAGAGGAATACGCTTGTTGAGGTTACAGGCAGTCCTTTATCAGCTTGACAAGCTGTTCTTCGCCCAGTCCTGAACGTTCGGAGGCTGTGCGGATAGTTGCTTTCTTGAGGATAAGTTTGCCCAATGGCGAGTTCAGCATCTTGAAGGATGGGTAGCGGGAAGCAAGTTCTTTCTTGAGATGCGGATAGGTCGCAAAAAGGTCTTTCAGAAGGGTGTCGGAGGTAATATCGAGGGATGGAGCATGGCTTTCATTGCCATCATCTCCAGTTGGATTAGTGGTAGCAGGTTCGGCAGAACCAACAGAACTGTCCGAATCATCAGAACTGCTATCCTTCCCTGCCCACGTCAACAATGTCTGCGAACCCGTCAGCTCACGGATATGCGTACAATCCTGCATCATCTCCAGTACGCCACGGAAGCGACCTTCGGCATCACGCACAGCAAAGTACACAATATATATGAACACTTCCGGCTTGTTAATCCAAAATTCCGCCTTGTCCTGTTCGCCACTGCGGAACTTCTCAACGATTTCCTCTACAATGTGTACGCTCTTTCGTGGGTGACAGTTGGACACCTGTCTGCCAATGACATTCTTTGACCTTGGGAAGATGCGGTGGTCCGTATCGGAATAGAACTTCACCAGTTCGTTCTCGTCCACGAAAGAAATGTCTACTGGTAGATGCTTGTAAATAAGGTTAACCTGCTCCAGAGTCAGCTTACCTGTTGCCACATCCAGTTCTTGCTGTGGTCCTGCAGCGTATCCATACTTGCTGAGTAATGCTTGCAGGTCTTCTGCAAAGCCTTCCTTGGGTGATGAGTATTGGGTGTCTGGTGTTGATGGTGTCTCCACATTGAAGAATGCAAAGCCGATTTCCTGGTCACCCGATTTCATATCTTCAAACTCTTCAGGCGTAATAAGTGCAAGTGAGGTGGGATAGAGAATTGTCTCCTCTTTCTCCATCAGGTCACGGGCATGTGCTATGAATGGTTCTTGTGCAGCAATGAAGGTCTCCTCATCGCCTGTCTCCAGCAGCTGCACAGACTCTTTGATTTCATCACGTATGATGTCATCAAAGATCCACATAGTTGTTGTCGGACGGTCAAAGCCTTTCTTTTCCAGAAGAGGATAGAGTTGATTCTGCTTGCGCTGATAGTGGATGGGATACTGACGTATCTGGTCATAAAGCTCCAGCCACTGGTTCTTGATGACCGGATACTGCATGAGATCTTCCACAGCAAGCAACAGACGGCGCATCTCATCGTTCTCTTTATAATAATGTATGAGCGGATGACCGGCAGGCAGTTCGGGGCGACTGTTATCCATGAAGCCTTCCACGAGTTCCATCATCCTGCGCATATCAGCCCGTATGCACTCGTCTTCGTCGCCCGTCTTGAGGTTCTGTTCCATGTAAGCGATGTGATAAGGGCGGATTGTTCCCACCTTCGTCCGCATCACTTCACGTGCCTCTTCCAGTGTAATCAGTCCAGTTTCGTACTTCTCTTCAACTTCCTGCAGTGCCTGCATCTTCTCCATCTCGATTTTCGGGAGAAACTCTTTCATCTTATTTGCCATAGTTCTTGTTACTGATTTATGAATTCTGCAGCAAAGATACAGTGTTGTAAGAGCATAAAAGGATAACAAATGTGACCATGGAAAGTTAAATAACAATAATTTATAATTGCTGTTACTGCTGTACTCTCTTGTAAGATGGGGCTTGTGTAGGCGGTGATTATCAAAGAGGGCATTATACTTTATCAGTGTTCTCTTATGGGATGAGGCTGTCAATCAATGGTTTCAATATATTCTCAAACAAGGATTTCCTGTCAATGTACGGGCGTACTTCGTTGCCTACAATGAAGCATGGCGGGATAATACAGACGATATAAGCATTACCATCTATGAAGTAAGGTATTGCATGTATAGGTGACTTGAAATCATCCAACAGGAAGTATTCAGTATCAAAACTGTTGATACACCATTTTGTTTCCGCAGATTTCAAGGCAATGATGGTAACAGCAGTCTGTTTCACACTGTCTTCGAGCACCAGCACTTCCTTTATTGCTATCTTAAGCGAGTGTTTCAACCATTCGCTGTTCAGTCCTTTTACCACAGCTTTTGCAAGCCTTGTGTCAGCTTTGTCATTGTCCGTGCCGCTAAAAACCTTACCTGTCCATAGCAAGGAGTATGTCTGTCCGGAAGACAGGATGCGGTAAGCAGGCATGTTCTTCTTTCTGTCGGCGACCGTCTGCAGCGTGTCCAGCTTATGCAGCAGTGCTTTTTCCGTAGTCTGTGAGAATGCACTCTGTGCGTTACAAGTGCAAAACAAACAAGTAAGGTGCATGATATACAAGGCTGATTTATTCATTTTTTGTATGGATTTTAGCGTGGATTAATATCAGAGCAGCGGATGGTTTTATAGCTTGAAGGTTTCGATTTGACGATTTCTGCAAGCAAATACAAATATAGTCAATGTTTTCCTAAAACGCCTCTTTTGATTTTTTATTTTTCATTCATCAGCTGTTAATCCCCAATCTCTAAATTAAACCGCAATATCCATTATTGCCAACCGCATCGTTTTCTGGCATCTTTTATTTTCTTGCCGGCATCTGACCTGTCTTTATAACTTGACGTAACCCGCTATGTTTTCGTCATAAAGACAAACAATCTACTTGACAATATAACAAGTTACATTCAGGCTCTAATGACTGTTTGTGTTTAAAAAGTGATAGAGGTGGCAGGGAATGTCTGCTTAAAAAAACTTACAAAAGCACTGCAAAGGAATAATATTCCTTAAAATACAGTATTGTGAGGCATCTGACAAGGAATATTAGTTATATTTGTAAAAACTAACTATCGATCACTATGGCTAAAATTTCTTATGCAACACTTAGCTTTTATTTCTCAAAAGTTAAAAACCTTAATCCTTCTCAAGTAGGTACTTTTATTGGCGGTAAAGTTGAAGCAAATATTAAAGCCAATATCTTCAGGAATGCTTGTGCTATCCGACTTTCATACGCATTCAATTATTCTGGTCTTCGGATAAGTCGTTTAGACGGGAGTGTTTCTTCCGGCAAGGACAGGAGATGGTATCTGTATCGTGTTGAAGACGTGAAGAAGTTTGTCAGACGACGTATCGGCGGAACTCCGATAAAAGGACATTGTGCAGAGGATTTCAAAG
This region includes:
- the hflX gene encoding GTPase HflX, giving the protein MKEFIISDVKAETAVLVGLITKEQDEAKTKEYLDELEFLADTAGAVTVKRFTQRVNGPSAVTYVGKGKLQEIKDYIKLKEDEEEPIGMVIFDDELSAKQMRNIEQELGVKILDRTSLILDIFAMRAQTANAKTQVELAQYRYMLPRLQRLWTHLERQGGGSGSGGGKGSVGLRGPGETQLEMDRRIILQRMSLLKQRLVEIDKQKVTQRKNRGRMIRVALVGYTNVGKSTTMNLLAKSEVFAENKLFATLDTTVRKVVVENLPFLLADTVGFIRKLPTDLVDSFKSTLDEVREADLLLHVVDISHPDFEEQIQVVNQTLSELGCADKPSMIIFNKIDNYHWVEKEEDDLTPATKENVTLDELKKTWMAKEHDNCLFISAKQKENIDEFREVLYKKVRELHVQKYPYNDFLYNIEEE
- a CDS encoding DUF4954 family protein, whose amino-acid sequence is MQYRSLTREEIETLENNNCWAEDWSQVKVVEEGFQAKFFHRVMFYGDIRLGSFQKDVEITKGFFKHSGINDATLRNVTVGNDCLIEKIGNYINNYTIGNDCLISNISVMETTEGATYGEGNLISVLNEVGDGNVIFFHDLNSQFAAFMVKHFNDKDLKNAIRRLVSEEIARTNPERGTIGNSVKIVNTKEITNTVIQDDCEISGASRLSDCTILSSEYASVYIGTGVICENSIISDGSSIVNSVKMQDCFIGEACQIVNGFTASQSVFFANSFMANGEACAAFCGPFCASHHKSSLLIGGMFSFYNAGSGTNFSNHAYKMGPMHWGILERGTKTASGSYLLMPATIGTFSVCFGKLMHHPNTTALPFSYLIAEADKMFLVPGRNITTVGLYRDIRKWPKRDMRPQQTQKSIVNFDWLSPFSVGDVLQGKKILENLRQASGDNVSSYNYHEYVINASSLRKGIKYYDIALRIYMGAVLKRAHKWGFFGKPETEVGTGRWDDLSGLLLPVSEEQRLIDDIKNGSLETIQEVIERFREINDNYRVYQWAWTYRLILEYYDIEEITPEDDARIKKDYIEARRAWIAEIKKDAEKEFEMGDVAREVFESFVNSLDHEIDFEN
- a CDS encoding M16 family metallopeptidase, which encodes MRKHSLNRTLMKGLSLGIFFLLATLTVHAQHYSYESVPNDPMQTRIYTLKNGLKIYLSVNKEKPRVQTYIAVRTGSRNDPKETTGLAHYLEHLMFKGTTHFGSSNVEAERPYLDSIEARFEQYRHITDPAARKQWYHQIDSISQLAARYNIPNEYDKMMTAIGSEGTNAYTSNDVTCYVENIPSNELDTWAKVQGDRFQNMVIRGFHTELEAVYEEYNIGLTSDWRKMYAALFAKLFPTHPYGTQTTIGLGEHLKNPSITNIKNYFNKYYVPNNVAICLSGDLNPDETVAIIEKYFGTWKPSAHIDVPQFPVQPALTAPVDTTVIGKEAPTFFMGWRADAGNSLQMDTLEIVAQLLSNGQAGLFDLNLNQKLKVQEVGAGVTDMNDYSVFYLYGQPKSGQTLQEARALALSEIEKLKKGAFSDDLLPSIINNYKRYYYTQLDNNQFRANQYVDAFINHKDWKQEVDKLNRISKLTKAELVRFANKFLGNNFACVYKEQGNDTTIKKVEKPSITPIPTNNDKQSDFLKEIVNTKTTPIQPQFVDYKRDLTKATTKKGLPVLYKQDTSNDLFTLCFVVPYGDEHNPMLSYAAGYLDYLGTNKLSNEQIKQQFYKLACDYSISERNEVSYITLSGLNSNLPQALALLNNLLNNAKVDKEAYELYVEQILKSRSDKKANQKANFAALRNYVTYGKYNPTRNIPSEQELKSMNPQELLNLLKNLKNYKQTVLYYGPSSLKAVDQLVSKTILSPKKFAEVPAIKRYKEEATPQNEVIIAPYDAKNIYMVQLHNENKLWSADHAPIIALFNEYFGGGMNAIVFQELREARGLAYSASAVYASPYRLGGNESFYTYIITQNDKMMDCVTEFNKLLNSVPVRQSGFDLAKQSLMKSLASARTTKYSILTSYLAAQRLGLDYSLSEKIYNALPSLQLQDVINFEKENIANKPFKYIILGDEKELDLKALEKIAPIKRVTTEEIFGY